In Vibrio lentus, a single genomic region encodes these proteins:
- the hslU gene encoding HslU--HslV peptidase ATPase subunit, whose protein sequence is MSEMTPREIVHELNRHIIGQDNAKRSVAIALRNRWRRMQLEESLRVEVSPKNILMIGPTGVGKTEIARRLAKLANAPFIKVEATKFTEVGYVGKEVETIIRDLTDVAIKMTHQQAMEKVQYRAEEQAEERILDALLPPARDAWGQNEQSTEETTSSNTRQIFRKKLREGKLDDKEIEVDVAAPQMGVEIMSPPGMEEMTNQLQGMFQNLAGDTKKKRKMKIKDAFKALTEEEAAKLVNQEELKESAIFNAENNGIVFIDEIDKICKRGDSSGPDVSREGVQRDLLPLIEGSTVSTKHGMVKTDHILFITSGAFQVAKPSDLIPELQGRLPIRVELEALSAHDFKRILTEPKASLTEQYIALMKTEDVGIEFTEDGINQIADAAWRVNETTENIGARRLHTVMERLMDEISFDATDRAGSKLVIDEAYVISKLGELVEDEDLSRFIL, encoded by the coding sequence TTCACGAACTCAATCGCCACATTATCGGCCAAGACAACGCTAAGCGTTCAGTGGCTATCGCACTGCGTAACCGCTGGCGTCGTATGCAGCTTGAAGAAAGCCTGCGTGTTGAAGTATCACCAAAAAACATCCTGATGATCGGCCCTACCGGTGTAGGTAAAACTGAAATTGCTCGCCGTCTAGCAAAACTAGCAAACGCGCCTTTCATCAAGGTAGAAGCGACTAAGTTCACTGAAGTGGGCTACGTAGGTAAAGAAGTTGAAACCATCATCCGTGACCTAACGGACGTTGCGATCAAGATGACGCACCAGCAAGCGATGGAAAAAGTACAATACCGCGCTGAAGAACAAGCTGAAGAACGCATTCTTGATGCCCTTCTACCACCAGCACGCGATGCTTGGGGTCAGAACGAGCAATCAACGGAAGAAACTACCTCTTCAAACACTCGTCAGATTTTCCGCAAGAAACTGCGCGAAGGTAAGCTAGATGACAAAGAGATCGAAGTTGATGTAGCGGCGCCACAAATGGGTGTTGAAATCATGTCACCTCCTGGCATGGAAGAGATGACTAACCAGCTGCAAGGCATGTTCCAAAACCTCGCTGGCGACACCAAGAAAAAGCGTAAGATGAAAATCAAAGACGCATTCAAAGCACTGACAGAAGAAGAAGCTGCGAAGCTTGTGAACCAGGAAGAGCTAAAAGAGAGCGCGATCTTCAACGCTGAAAACAACGGCATCGTATTCATCGATGAGATCGACAAAATCTGTAAGCGTGGCGACAGCTCAGGCCCAGATGTATCTCGTGAGGGTGTTCAACGTGACTTGCTTCCTCTTATCGAAGGCAGCACAGTATCAACTAAGCACGGTATGGTAAAAACTGACCACATCTTGTTTATCACATCAGGTGCATTCCAAGTGGCTAAGCCATCAGACCTGATCCCTGAACTGCAAGGTCGTCTGCCAATCCGTGTTGAACTTGAAGCGCTTTCTGCACATGACTTCAAACGTATTCTTACTGAGCCAAAAGCATCACTGACAGAGCAGTACATTGCCCTGATGAAAACAGAAGATGTCGGCATTGAGTTCACTGAAGATGGCATCAACCAAATTGCTGACGCAGCATGGCGTGTGAACGAAACTACTGAAAACATCGGGGCGCGTCGTCTACATACCGTCATGGAGCGCCTAATGGATGAGATTTCATTCGACGCAACAGACCGAGCAGGCAGCAAATTGGTAATTGATGAAGCTTATGTAATATCTAAGCTTGGCGAGCTCGTAGAAGACGAAGACCTAAGCCGCTTCATCCTGTAG